TTGTTCTTACACCTTGTAATCTGTCTGTTGCTGAGTCTAAACTGTGTGTGCTGTATGTAATCACTCATTTGGAGAGTTACAGAATGATCCTTTaacttttttccccaaaatgtattattatttatttaatgaaatggaattgtttgtttactttatgTACATTAACACATTTGTGTAGTCTTGTAACAAGAAAAGTGCCCTGTCCATACTTGTCCAAATGCCTACACACtggatttatttaaagaaagCAGTTTCTGTCCGTTCCATCTGTATCTAATTCTGTTAGAGTATAATGTTGCTAAATGTCTTGCACAGCTGAATTCGATTAGACTCAATTTTTCTCAATGGCTTCCTCTATCCTGGTTCCATCAACCAGAAGGGAGTGAACTATTCTGTTTCGTTTCCTTCCACTGCTTGTTGCTTTTATGCAGCATTCATGGTTCCCAACTGCAAAGTGTGTCTCAGTTCCATCATCTGTAAATTCACCCTGCACATGAGAAATATAAACAGCCCTGTAACTATACGATCACAAATCCTAGGAATGCTACGAGAAAGATGGTGTTAGATATTTCCATAGCCAGACAACTTATACATTCTTTATTAGCTGCCATTActctgatttaaaaaatgttataataTGAACATTTTCTTATAATTTACTTATCCTCGTGCCATTACAGCTATATGTGACTTTGTTTCTTAAGTTGATAACAAACAATTTtatactgaaatgctttcatgTTGTCTTCTTATATGGGAACCAACAGGGTgaagctccaaaaagcacacCCATCCATTAAAGTTCCAATTTACTGTGGGAGGAACAGCTCATAATTTGGCAGAAATTATCATCACGACatacaacaactcaaaaacaaaaagctaaacatgtcacaTGTGTTTGGAAAGCTAAGATTCCTGTGATTGGAATGATGTAACAGTCGATCAGTggagtgaaaaaaaaacagtatcaaAACCTCCCAGAAAGCACAAAAAAGTACACACATGTgctattattatatattaatgtaTGTTTGTCTCTATTGTATTTTCTATGTTCTTTGCATGCTGTATTGTATACTGGGTTTCCAAAGGACAGTTTgtaatctacagtaaattaacCTTTAAAACTAATATGAATCCTTCTTGAGTCTTCAACTGAGTGTCATCGTACGCTAAGCCTTTAACTCGCGTTGCTTGAGGTGCGCACACAAATCTTAAACTTAAACGCATGAGGAAAGTGTTGAGATCTGTTTTGTGTCttctgtcatttttgtcagCTGGCCCGAGTATTGTGCTATGCTAACTGTGGAGCCCTGCAGCAAAATAAGTTATATAAAACATTGTTTACCGTATCAGACTCACGTACACGACTGTTTGGCTTTTAGCTTTTATGTTTTAGATATTAGataaaatttctgtagaaattacagtattactgatAACTgtcaactagctgccagtaacttactgtaaattttacatttatgttatttactggcaaacgtttgttcaaagttaaaggaacatgaaacattttcagtctttatcttctacagcaAGTTAGTGGCAACCAGCtacataattacagcaaattttttacagtgcatctcTTGGTTTAAATTGAGCTATTTCTGTTGCTCACATGTGGATTGAACACTATGGGggggtttcccggaccaggattagcttaatccaggactaggtcttagtttaattaggaaatataactagttttaaacaacatgccttactaaaaacagtacctgtgtgcattttgaggtaaaacaaagggccctgatgtattttaagatatgtaagtgcaagctgttttcagtttggagagctcttaaatgtgtttaagtctaggactagtctaatctctgGCCGGGAAACCGGCCCTATATGTTTTGGTATATATAATATACtgaaaataacaatttattattagATTAGCAGTTTTTGATAACATTAAATGGACTTCATGAGCTCTGGTCACAGTTTGCACATTTTCGTGCCGTGTATATAGAACATGTAGATTAAACACTAACAATATATTTACACTCAAATGGGGTTAtcataaaaatctaaataaagaGGAAAACAGTCGACATATCCACCTATGTCAATTTGCAAAAGAGTAAACTATTTAAAGAGCAATTACTTGCTAATAAAAAGCACACTGTAATGTTACATTAACCAGAAATAAGTACACACCTTACACTAAATTATTTGGTGCCACATGGCCCCCTCTGGCCCCCCCATTAAAATTTTCTGGGGGCGCCACTGGACACAGGCTGCATGttataacacaaataaataaaagatctCTGGATTTACCTCTTACattaaaaaatgcttattttatagTTAATTAATCATTTTGTAGTTCATTcattcactgaaaaaattattcattcaatttactattttttttaaggtatatggttgcaatcaatttatttaagctacatttaaacaaaaaatattagtaaagtaaaattaaaaacttaatttaatgaatcattttttcagtgttatTGTCGTCTTGATGAAGACGATATTTGCACGTGAATCTCCTGTGGATTTCAGTGTGAGAATTTTTTTGTGTACATTTGTGGATTACAGTGTGTAAATCTcatgtgtgcatttgtggatttcAATGTGTGAATCTCCTGCGTGTGTTTGTGGATTTCAGTGAGTGAATTTTTGTGTGCAATTGTGGATTTCGGTGTGAATCTTCTGTGTGCATTAAGAGATTACTGTGCATGCATCTGGATTTattgtgtgcatttgtgaactacggtgcacatgtgtgtacttttgtgtgcatttgtggGAGGTTTGAATACTGTTTTCACTCCATATCGACCAAATTAAGCTATTTAACTGTAGCATTGTAATATTTACCATAGTATCCATTTTCTGCCCATTGCACCACACATCCATAGTGTCTTTCTCTggcaaaaaagaaaataattatcATAATTATCATGTTTGTCTTTAGTTAAGGcattaaataaaactttacttTAGAGATTACAAAGGCATTCTGGAAAATACTGGTGAAACTCTACATATGTCTGTTGTTTATAAGAGAACTTGCCAAATAAAATGTCACCAAATTAGGTAAGGACTCTGTCATTATGTTCTGTTCTGTTAGTACTGTAAATGCAGTCCAGACATATACTATAGCCAAAATGTTAACAGTGTGGCTGGATGTAGATTATACTAAGGAATAAGCCTTTCCGCAAAACTAATGGAACTTATATCAGAAGGGAGGTGTCCTACCCAGAACTATCCTGCAATCATTTCCATCCAGTTTCAGCAGCCATGTTTTGGAAATCTTTGATCGATTATCCAAAAATGTTTGAAGACTTTTTCCATTGATCTCCAGTGTGTACTCATAAGTGAACCCATTGATTGCCTCAATGCTTATGGTTGCTTTCGTATCTGTGCTCCCAACAGGAAATGTTTCTCTGCCCACCAGTTTGAACATCCAGTCCCTTCTCAAGACctcctttaaaaaacaaaagtttGTGAAATGAAATTAGTTTTGGTATCAGTTTAGTGTGGACTTTTTCTATTGACTAATGTTTTTGTATCTACCCCATAATCccttaaattaattacatttacagGTCTCCACAGTCTCCAGCTGATTCATGTTATGCTTCTCtgtcattgtaaaaaatatgtgAGACATGGCCCACACAAATGTAACAAATATAGAAAAATTTCCCCGCAATAACAAACCCCAGCCCATagaaacaacattaacaaaaaatattgaaatggAAATAATATTCACTAGTATCTCCTACCTTGCCATTAATGTAAATAACACGTTTCCCTGTAGTTGTTCCATGTTCAAACTCAACACTGTAAACCCCATCACTCAGTGACACCTCCCACATCCCAACAATGTCTCCTGACATCTTGAGTTATGAATATGATCCACACTTCCTTGTCTCCCTTTACTATTTTTACTGCTTTGTAATGTCTGTGTAATGCCTGTTGATAATATCACTCTTTATGTGTAAGTGCTGATTAAATTGCTGTAAAGTATTGAGTAGGTTGCTACCCTGTGCTCACTCAGCAGCTAGTGCATTAGTGTAAGAGGCTTAAATGATCAAGCCAAGAGTTTTGTGTGTATTTCTGTGTGAACCTGTGTGTAGTTTTCCACCGTATGTCTATCAGCAAGTGATTTTGTAATTCCAGCACATATAAAATTGGATGGAATAAATACATAGAAGTGATTTGCAAAATCGTCTAGATTTTATTTATCATGTCTGATCACCACCAACAGATGGCAGTCTCTCCTCTCTCAAGATTCAAGATTAAAAATATAGAACTATATAGAAGCATAGAAACattaactataaatatttaaaaacaacaggtatctctctttctctctatctATCAGTCTATCTGTattttaaccaatcagataaaatatcaaaaaatcgGTGTTATTCTTATGTAATAATTAGCCTACGTTACATAACGTACTAACAATGTTCGATGCGAGGaccttaaaacaaaacaatattagAGACGAGGGCCTATTACGCACGTGACGACATCATTTTGAAGGGTCTgtaatgtaatatatatttcatatgATGTTTCAtttgaaattacttttattgaaaatatttcatatacattatacgttataaaactatttgttttatattttatgtttgtttggtgacctatattatatttaatattttagtgACTTGCATTGCGCAATATTAGCATATCAAAGGCGAGTGGGCGTGGTCGCGTACGGCTGTGAGATTCCGTTGTGCAGAACTTTCTTCCACATTCGTGGAGCTGAAAGTAATCACAAGACGACCACTGGAGACGATAATCCCGTGCTGAGGGTCCGAGaaggtttttacacactgttTTTAAAGGATATGTCAAAACAAAATAACTTTACATCTGGTGGAGTTTTGCGTGTCTTTCGAGCTTACTGGACGTGACTAAATATTATAATGGGGCAGTATGCGGAATAGTGGATCTACTCCTTCATTGGATTTGGACATTATGTTTTTTACACGAAAACGAGTCGGGACTACATTACTATTTTAGTGGTTCTCATTTTATCCACGTTACACGCTTTTCCTGTGAATTGGTCTGTGCTTGTTTGCTATTTAAATGTTCACGTTTTCTGTTTAGGTCGCTGGGTCGTTAGTGTCATATTTCTGCAGCATTATTAACATGAAACATCTTCAGGTACATATTCTTTTGTTAGCTCTGTCATGGACACAAGCATTAGATTTAAAGTCATCCACTGTCTCACATtacacagggacacaggaaggaCATGCACAAATTCAATCAAACAGTTTTGTCAAAACATACAGAAATGTACAATCTAATGGCAAGTTTTCAAGTTTTTCCAGCTTCGGGAACACCAACATATTAGGGAAGCCTCAGAATGACCAGAACATGGGCTCTATTCGAATTCCTACACGAAGGGTACAGAAAGGGAAAAGACCGATACCAAAAAAGAAGCCCAGTTTAACTAATAGTACATCTGCTCATGAGCCAAGTCCAGTTAGACAGACGCCTCAGTCTACACCGCTGGGTGTCTCCAATGCCACCAGCTCTATCAACATCCTGGCTGGTTTTGCTGGTAAAAACCGTGTGCTGGTCATTTCAGCCCCCAATGACTCGAATGGATATTACAGGTTAATGATAAACCTTCTGAAGCCTGGGGTGTACTGTGAGATGGCGGAGAGACACATGCAGCAGATTATAATGTTTCATGAAAAGGGGGAAAGGGGAGGCAAGGTGAGACGTATTAGCAACCAGGGATCTGTGGTTGAGGAGTCTCTGAATCCATCCCTGGTACCCCGGCTGATGGCCTTTTTAAAGCTGGAGGAAGGCAAGTTTGGGATGGTGCTACTAAGGAAGACCTTGCAAGTGGAAGAAAGATACCCATACCCCGTGCAGTTGGAGGCGATCTATGAAGTGATAGACCAGACACCTATGCGCAGACTGGAGAAGGCCAGGCAAAAGGACTTTGTGCAGAAGTGCAAAGTTGCAGGCGTCGAGGGGCAGGTGGTGCAATCTTTCGCCTCAAATACAGGTGGTTTGCAGACCCGGATGAACACAGCACTCAACCAGACAGCTCAAGCACAAATACCAACCACCATTGTTACCactacaaaaaatacaacagcGACAAAACGCACAAGAACGACTACTCTGAGAACTACAACCACAAAACCTCCGACTACCACTACTGTAGAAACCACAACATCCCCCACAACCACTTTTCctttaacaacaacaactgcTTTAACCACAAACATACCAACCACAGAGAAGCAAGCAGATCCACACACAACAGTACATTGGACCACGGCTGAGCCAAACACATCCGAGTCAGTCCACCAGCCCTCACCACCAATCCTTTACAAGAGCACAGCAACTCCCTCTATCATCTCGGAAAAACATGTAGACCACACGGAAAAGACTACACAAGCATACAAACAGAGGCCTAAAAACAAACAGCCTGTGGTTAAAAAGGTATGGAGCGAGAAGGTTAGTCAGCACGCAAAGGAATATGACACACACAGACCCACTGCTAACAAACCAGGGAAAGATCGCATGACCACACAAAAGGGGAAAACCAAAGCTGACAATGctgacaagaaaaaaaagacCAGTAAATCTGAAAAGCCATCGAAAAAGACGCCTGCAGGAAATGAAAGGCCAAAAGTTACAAAGGAGACAAATGGCAGTCTTCAAAATAAAAAGGCTGGAAAAAGGCCAAAAGTTTATGAAGAGAGGACTGCTATGGGTCAGCCAGTCGATCCCAAGAAATCTCTAGAAACCTTTCTGAGTTACTTTGAGAGGAGACGACGCCTCATAGTACGTATTGTATTGAAAAATAACAGTTTATAAAATCATTAAGCCACGAGCGCCTatatcccaggtgaaaaagtagtacacttccatagtgtacttaaagtactttattttcgcacactaattttgtacttaatatactaaaaattaatctttagtacttcttaagatgttctaaagatcatctaagtgtacgtcactgtgctattttgaaaCACCATAAATACGacctaaaatgtgctaaaaatgtatttaaaaaatgtatttagatagtatgttaaaagtgcattttagttcatattcatggtgtctcaaaatagcacagtaaAGTACACTTACActtcttaagaagtactaaagatgaatttttagtatattaagtacaaaattagtgtgcgaaaataaagcacttttttaagtacactatggaagtgtattACTTTTTACCTGGGGGTTTTAATTAGATACAATCTAACTCCCTTACCCTTGATAAAATGACTAACTTTCCTTGTGgtaatattgcttttatacgTCAATAGCAACCAATGTTCaagtaatatatatatagctaATTTTCTAACACAATATTGTAAAATCTATGGTAACATGTGTGCCTTTTCCAATCATTATTTAGAGTCAGAATGTCCTGTTTTATTAATCCTGATATAGGTCAATACAAATACCATTTGTTATTATTGTTGTCTCATTCACAAGATAGCCTATACTGTGTTCCATTGTCTACGAGACAATGTCTTAAAACTAATTGGTCTTTTCTTTAATCTTGTCTGCAGGTAATTACTGCTCCAAATGAGCAGAATCATATGTACAGTGAGCAGAGAGATGAATACCTAGAGCAAGTGTGTAATATGGCCCTGCGAAAAATTTCCATCATAACCATTTTCGGGCCCCTCATGAACAGCACCATGAAGATTGATCACTATCAAACAGGTCAGTACTGCTAGTGGTCTTTGTTTGCCCATATCTATCAACCTCTTCTCATTgactttttctttaacagaacaGGATAAGCCTTTGCGTGGCCTGCCAGGCAATGACCTCATCAACCAGGAGCTCATCACCGCATTTCGAAAGCAGTTTGGGAtgataaataatgattttaacaTGTTGCTGACTGATTTTGACATGAAAGTCATGGTGTGTGGTAATGCACCTCAGATCGATAGTTCCTTGCATGATGTGAATGAAAAGTAAATCATGTTATCATTTTTGTACGTCACTAtaactgtcactggggtggtacgcTTTCAAAAACTgcagctttgcacctaaagagttcatattagtacctcaaaggcagtggtggccggtgacttcttttttcgagggttcGTCACAAtgtgtatgtagcccgtcatgtggcACGTtaagtgaacctatgtgcatcacatgtcttgtcaagtgcctgctgcagacgtgtctaaagggtttaggataaaagagacgcttgcgtttgccagatactcgcataatctcatgcgtaatcagagtttactgttaagggagtgtcttgcgtgtgttttgtgaacgtgaccgtctcttttgtcataaacggttttgacgcgtgtgcggCGGGCACTGATTTTGACGGgatacgtgatgcacatggttcacatgatgcaacaaacacatattttgaaaacaagagcaacacacatgacactccgaacacaattcttgaatttgcgcccctcagagGAGCAGTCGCGGGCCGCCACTGCTcacaggtacatattggtaccaaatgtatagatATCTGTAAATGTTAACTTATGTAtttggacctttttaaagggtactgctacagtgacagcttgggataattttttttaccttttttacatgactaaaatgtgttttttggtaatcaacattattattgtttattagttatatttttggtttttgtTCTCTCAACCATTTTTTTTCGGtattatcacattaaatctatCTATCCCTCTTTCTACAGCAACGATACGAAGTCCCGATTGTCATGAAAGCGGTGTTTGACTACATTGACACGCTGTCAACCCGCATTAAAGAGGTGGAACAGCAGAGGAAGCTTGGCGTCATGTGCGGTAAAGAAGATAAATCAAGATCTTTAGAGAACTTTCTCTCTAGGtttgtgattttgttttaataaacagtGCATAGTGTATTAAGAAAGAAAATGGTCATccacatgcatttttgtttccATGTGTCTAAAGATTTCGTTGGAGGAGGAGACTGCTTGTAATATCTTCCCCTAGTGATGAAGAATGGGCTTTTCAACAACAAATTTACACCATTAACAGTCAAGCCTGCAACCTGGGTGAGGTCATTTGTGTTAATTTATAAATGCTATACAGAAATGGTGTTATACAGTAAGATATATATACATATGATATATGATGCAAAAGCAGTCTTTGTCAAAAATAAGTTAATGCTCTTGGCCCATATTATACGTTCTTTAAATACCTTTGctttaaatccgcttaatcaccgcctcaggtcattcagaaaaaCGGTTTGTTGTCAGAATCCTTTTTAATGCGCAtcaatttttcagcaaagtgctctacactcttaaaatggctgggttattttttacccataatgcgGAAATATTGGACAGAGCACATcaatgggttaaaattgacccaactCAAcgattataccccatggtttcataacaacaacccaacattgggtcatttttaacccagcatgtgttctgtccaatagaatatttgcatctttagtgattttgcaactatttactatgtcttgtccaTAGAAGTGGATCATTtttaggctacgtttacacgtaCATTTCGTAATTTCCTGTTATTTTGCGGGTTTCTTTCaaatataaaagcgcttaaGCATTTAGTTGTGTTCTAGGCGAAAAAAACAAGTCAGTGGCAAGTCAGTTCATGAAGAACACGacacaaacttttaaaaattaaattcacTTCTCAGAGGCACGGAGCTGTTCCTGAAACTGACGctctccccaaactgaaattaaacacagtgtttcgaGTTTTTCTCGTCTGTGTCATGTTGATATTAGGAAGCAAGGTAACGTGCACATGACGGCGAGAGAGGTGACCTGCTGCGCAATCGAGTTACCCCttccacttctgaatgttttactgagatttctaatcccgtccgaattgaccatcaatattacagacgtcctgtggtaaaattacattacgccatctataaccgtaaaactaatcccatccgaataggggtatagtctactcattttatgtctgacaacagaactgataatatgtaaaaatagcaatcagttgtgttaaaatgcaatataacgtgacagatcaaagagtagaagtgaaacatatttcaggtgccaacactcgatcaaacgcaaacacgcgatgacgtcacatatatgcaaattagcgtgtgacgtcatcaccgccacaagtctctcaaaatcctgtgggaaacactgaacgtgggcggctattttcataaacggacatttcaacctcttcggtttcaaaaataatattgtgcacacatgtcagttttcagaaaagtgttcatttacacgtacccgtgcatatatgccgtcaagagaagctcattcccacgtaagccaatcaccggcagcgctggtggtgacgcgGACTGGTTCTTCGTGTTGGAGGGACcagttgttgcagtaggtgttcgatgatgtcaaagtaccgcgagagcgattcgaaattagaaATCTACGTGTGATTTTTCAACTCGCTATCCCGGTATGTTGTCATCATCCGtctctgtcggttcttgcagcgccgcatgaagtcgaacacgcgtaaaattgctgaccttcgagcactcgtctctgctcctgtttgcaaatacaaacacacgaaacgagtttgcacgaacataaatgtgatcatggaagcgttcagagtagcagtcacatgtaaacataggtcacACTTTTGATGTAACGTTAGGTGcaagctctggcgcatactgtgACGTTGGCTGCCGAAAGATCCGTTTGTCTCAATGTGCAAACGAAGGTTTTCAAAATATCCACTTTGGCCACTTtggagtttttagaaagaatCAGTTTCAGAGGCGGAATCTACATTTACGTGTAAACGAAGGGCACAAACGAATGTAaatgtctcagtttttcaaaatgaaAAACTGAGTGTAAACATAGCTTTAGACGTGGAGGTTTTTGACAAAAAGCAAAGtggttttgcagtgaaagacagTCAAAATTGACTTTAAATTATTGACTAATAACCTTTAGATTGCCATTATTGAATTTAAACATCAGAGTCATAAAAAAGCtaattaacaaaaaaacatgtcatgatgCATCTCAGATGGCGTCTCATATGTTTATGTATGGATTTCATAAATGCATATGTACTGTATTTATCTATTTCATAATAACacacattttttgtatatacagtattataaACATAGGACACATATTACTGCAAGAATCTTAAATATCTGTTATTGACAGCATTGTATTCAACTGTGGTGATTATTATCTGGATCAGGTTTTGTCGTATTGCCTTGCACTGCTTGCTCTTAGACATATGCTACAATCTCTCTTGCAACATAGGCAGTTTTATTTAGAGCGTTGATTTGTTGTGACACTGGGTAGGACACTGTTTGGAGGAGTATGACCTTATAGCTGCCTGGATTTGTTTTAAAGCTGCAGTTTAAGTATCCTTGTCCGATCCAGTGTCCTTAACACAACAAATTTGTATGAGCAGCATATTGCAGTTCACTATAAACCACCCTCTAAAATGACCATTAGAGAAAGATTTAGGTATTAGGTACATGCTTTCTTGATTTGATCTCGAAATAATAATGTTGGCTTACATCTTGACTTGCTATTATTTACATCCTGTTTCAAAGTCTTCCCACACAAGCTTCTGTACTCTATTTCAACTACAACATATTTACAACATGTTTACACTAACCATGCTTTCATGATGGTTAGGCCAGATCCCAAATTCCTCTGATGAATGACATGTCCTTACTCCTTTTTGTTGGCTATTTTGGAGGAAGGAACATTCTCTGGAATTCTTTTCCACATTCTTTAGAGTCCAGGAGGACCTGTGGAGGTTTGGGTCTTGCATAGCAATCCAACAGAGACCGCTTCTTTTCTGGGGCATGACAACTTGATTGATGCCCTCATAAAAGAAAGAGGACATCTCTTTAAAACTCATAGCATGAGTAAGGCTGAGCTGGCAAAAGGCTGAGCTGGAAAATCTTGTATGTTTGGACATATTGATTAGTTTTAGCTTTGAAAAGAAACCTTTTTTTTCCTAATTCACAGGGCTGCGTCACGTATCTGTACTGAAACTTTTTGGGAGAACCCTTCATGACATAAGTGGAGTCCTGGAGCTCTATCCCATAAATGGTAAGATTTAGGGCTGTTGATTGATCAGAGGTTTGAAATAAAGTAATTACATATGTCCCctagtaattaaattacagattttctcaattgctaaaacactaaaaccCATTGGCTGAACAAAGTTCTCAGTTGCCTGAACTCATTTAGCTAATTGTGCAGTCTGATGTCAATACCTTACACCATTTCACATGGTAAAACACAATTTGCAGATCTTATTTAGA
This genomic interval from Misgurnus anguillicaudatus chromosome 8, ASM2758022v2, whole genome shotgun sequence contains the following:
- the faimb gene encoding fas apoptotic inhibitory molecule b, which gives rise to MSGDIVGMWEVSLSDGVYSVEFEHGTTTGKRVIYINGKEVLRRDWMFKLVGRETFPVGSTDTKATISIEAINGFTYEYTLEINGKSLQTFLDNRSKISKTWLLKLDGNDCRIVLEKDTMDVWCNGQKMDTMGEFTDDGTETHFAVGNHECCIKATSSGRKRNRIVHSLLVDGTRIEEAIEKN
- the ccdc80l1 gene encoding coiled-coil domain-containing protein 80, which encodes MKHLQVHILLLALSWTQALDLKSSTVSHYTGTQEGHAQIQSNSFVKTYRNVQSNGKFSSFSSFGNTNILGKPQNDQNMGSIRIPTRRVQKGKRPIPKKKPSLTNSTSAHEPSPVRQTPQSTPLGVSNATSSINILAGFAGKNRVLVISAPNDSNGYYRLMINLLKPGVYCEMAERHMQQIIMFHEKGERGGKVRRISNQGSVVEESLNPSLVPRLMAFLKLEEGKFGMVLLRKTLQVEERYPYPVQLEAIYEVIDQTPMRRLEKARQKDFVQKCKVAGVEGQVVQSFASNTGGLQTRMNTALNQTAQAQIPTTIVTTTKNTTATKRTRTTTLRTTTTKPPTTTTVETTTSPTTTFPLTTTTALTTNIPTTEKQADPHTTVHWTTAEPNTSESVHQPSPPILYKSTATPSIISEKHVDHTEKTTQAYKQRPKNKQPVVKKVWSEKVSQHAKEYDTHRPTANKPGKDRMTTQKGKTKADNADKKKKTSKSEKPSKKTPAGNERPKVTKETNGSLQNKKAGKRPKVYEERTAMGQPVDPKKSLETFLSYFERRRRLIVITAPNEQNHMYSEQRDEYLEQVCNMALRKISIITIFGPLMNSTMKIDHYQTEQDKPLRGLPGNDLINQELITAFRKQFGMINNDFNMLLTDFDMKVMQRYEVPIVMKAVFDYIDTLSTRIKEVEQQRKLGVMCGKEDKSRSLENFLSRFRWRRRLLVISSPSDEEWAFQQQIYTINSQACNLGLRHVSVLKLFGRTLHDISGVLELYPINGSASVDREDLSASLVQDIRNYFQISQEYFSMLLVGKDGNVKSWYPSPMWSMSIIYELIDSMQLRRQEMAIQLSLGMRCPDDDHSHHDSYHRGYDY